The sequence below is a genomic window from Aureispira sp. CCB-E.
TTATAATGGATGAAGGACTTTTTTTACACCATATTTCTAATCTGTATATCGATAACCTCTGTACAGGCGCAAAATACAAGCTACAAAAGCTACGAAAACACCCTTGACTCTTTTGCCAAAGCATCGGTAAACAATCTTAGCTTTCAAAATGGGATTTATATTTTTATAGAAAAGCCAGAAAGTGATGAAGATGCTTTATACAAAGGGTTTAGAGTGACACATACTGATGGGGAATACAATGGAGGGTGGGAGATATTAGCTGCAAAAGATATTGTAATCAAAGAGAAAATCCCATTGCATTTTAGAGCTGTTTTATATTTGTTTAAAAATAAACAATATATTGCATTGTATAAAGAGGATTCAAACAACAAGTATTATTTTAGAATCTTTAAAGCTGTTTACTCCTCTCCGCGAAGTACTACCCCATAACAACAGTTTAAATTTTAACAATATGCGCCACCAATTAATTCTATTGTTCTATGGACTTGTTATCATTAGCTCGCTGGTAGGAGCTTATATTTTTATTGGTTATCATACAACCAAACAAACTGATTTTACAACCAAAGAGGGAGTTGTACAAGGTGTCTTAATGATATCTAAGGACGAATATGGGGAAGATGTTGGCTTGCGTTTTAGGTTAGAGGATAGCGATGTAGAATATGTTCTGGCGGGGAAGCTTTTGGAAATTACGCACCCAGATATTCACCAGTTAAAAGAAGGAGATTCTATTCGGGTTTGGGTAAAAACAGTGGCAGCACAGAATTTCTTGGATAAATCTATGGCACATATGAATGCCATTTGGGGGATTCAACGTCTGACAGATGGGCTAATTTTATTGGCTTTGGAGGATGCTATTCATCAACGAAGTGGGCTGCAATATTTGGGTTTTGTCGTGCTATTTATTTTAACAGCGAGTGTTTTTTCTTTCTTTTTTTATCGAAAAGTCAAATTGCATAAAAAGTAACTAAGGATGGAAATAAGAGATTTGAGTAACTGCTCATTAGAAGAAATTGTTTTTGCTATGTTGATGGCGTTTGAGGAGTATTTTTTAAAAATGCCTTCTGATACAACTTATTGGAAACATCGCTATCAGGCGGCTAGAGTAGACTGGACGTGTTCTTTCGGGATGTTTGACCAAGGAGAGTTGATTGCTTTTATTATTAATGGAATTGATGAAAGGGGGACTCATAGAGTGGCGTTTAATACAGGAACAGGGGTGATAAAAAAATACCGTGGTCAGAAAATAGTTGACCAACTGTATGCTTATGCTTTTCCTATCTTGCAACAAAAAGGGGTAACTTGTTGTGCACTGGAAGTTATTCAAGAAAACAGCCGTGCCGTTCGAGTGTATGAACGAATCGGCTTTTCGATTACAAAGGAGTACCTCTGTTTTACAGGAAAATTGGAGGTTTCAAATTATGAAACAACGATCCATAAAATTGATTTTGAAAAAATTACCAATCCACAAGCTAATTGGTATGCTTGGGACAATTCCAATAGAGCAATACAATTGAGTTCAAAGGGCACTTATACCTGTTACGAGGTTTTTTCTTTGGCTAAAGAAAAAATTGGCTTTTTTGTTATCAATGAACAATCTGGAAATTTACCTCAATTTGAGATTTATAAAACGAATCAACAAGAGGATTGGCAACTTCTTTTTGATGGCATCGCTCAAGTAAGTAGAACAATTAGGACTATTAATATTGATGCTAAACGAACGAATATATTGCAAACCTTGCGTTACTTAGGCATGGAGAATAGCATTAACCAATATGAAATGGAGCTAAAAATGAAACCATAGTGATTGCTAGTAATAAAGAGAGAACCAGTATGGTATCTTATTGAAATCATTACTCCGTTATAAAATCGTAGTAGCACCGTAGGTAACTAAGCGAAGCGATCTCATAAAATAATCAACGGAGTATTATGGAATAGTATGTATGGAAAAAATATTAAAGGAAATAAAGCAGTGTGCTGTTTGTAAAGAATATTTAGACTTAGGACCTAATCCAGTAGTAGTAGCAAATCCAAAAAGTAAGATCTTAATAGTCGGACAAGCCCCTGGGAAAAGAGTGCATGAGTCAGGTATTCCGTGGGATGACCCTAGTGGAGTGCAATTGAGAAAGTGGATGGGAGTAGATGAAAGTGTGTTTTATGATGCAACCCGTATCGCTATTGTACCGATGGGGTTTTGTTATCCAGGAAAAGGAAAGACAGGAGATTTACCACCTAGACCAGAATGTGCCCCGTTATGGCATCAGGCACTATTAGAGCACATGCCATCTGTAGAGTTGACCTTGTTAATTGGACAGTATGCGCAGAAATATTATTTGGGAAATGCAAAAAAGAAAAATTTAACGGAAACAGTGAAAAACTACAAGGCATACTTGCCAACTCAAATTCCGTTGCCGCATCCATCTCCTAGAAATCGATTTTGGTTGTCTAAAAATCCTTGGTTTCAAGAATCTGTCGTTCCTGAATTACAAAAAAGAATAAGGATGCACCTTGACCAAGATTGATACGTTCTAGACAAGTTTTATAATTTATTAACAAATGATAGGATTAATAATTGGAATCGTAAGCATTGTAACTTGGTTGATTTGGAGCAATGCTTTTTATCAAGTCAAAGAGGGATTTGCACTTATTCGTTGGGGAATGGGAGGTGATAAGGTTTATTTTAGAGGTAGTTTTTTTGCTTATCCTTTGGTGCATCGAGTGGAGAAAATTAATATCAAAGAACAACGAGTTTTGATTAGTTTGATTGGAGAACAAAGTGTTTTAACACAAGATAATATACGTGTCGAGCTTCAGTTAACATTTTTTGTACAAATTCAACATACGAATTGGGATGTATTACAGGTTGCTAGGACTTACGGAGGTACAGGGGCTGTCGAAAAGGAAACCTTGAAGCAAATATTTGAGTCGACATTTGTCCATGAAATTAAAACGTTAGTCAAACAATACACTTATCAACGCTTGGATAGCACCCCTCAACAATTTTTAAAAGAGCTAAAGTATCAACTTGAAGTAGATTTTGGAGGATACCAACTCAATAGAATCCGAATAGCAGCTCTAAAATACTTGCCTCTAGATGAATACGACATTGATCACAATGCCTTGGATGCAGAGGGATACAAAAATTTGAAAGAATGGTTAAACCAAAACAAAAAAGCTTCTTAACAAAGTTATTAACAGGAATTGGAATGGTCTTTATTTTAATTGCTTGTTCCGAAAATAAAACTACAACGACAGAGGTTGATC
It includes:
- a CDS encoding uracil-DNA glycosylase family protein is translated as MEKILKEIKQCAVCKEYLDLGPNPVVVANPKSKILIVGQAPGKRVHESGIPWDDPSGVQLRKWMGVDESVFYDATRIAIVPMGFCYPGKGKTGDLPPRPECAPLWHQALLEHMPSVELTLLIGQYAQKYYLGNAKKKNLTETVKNYKAYLPTQIPLPHPSPRNRFWLSKNPWFQESVVPELQKRIRMHLDQD
- a CDS encoding GNAT family N-acetyltransferase: MEIRDLSNCSLEEIVFAMLMAFEEYFLKMPSDTTYWKHRYQAARVDWTCSFGMFDQGELIAFIINGIDERGTHRVAFNTGTGVIKKYRGQKIVDQLYAYAFPILQQKGVTCCALEVIQENSRAVRVYERIGFSITKEYLCFTGKLEVSNYETTIHKIDFEKITNPQANWYAWDNSNRAIQLSSKGTYTCYEVFSLAKEKIGFFVINEQSGNLPQFEIYKTNQQEDWQLLFDGIAQVSRTIRTINIDAKRTNILQTLRYLGMENSINQYEMELKMKP
- a CDS encoding SPFH domain-containing protein, which codes for MIGLIIGIVSIVTWLIWSNAFYQVKEGFALIRWGMGGDKVYFRGSFFAYPLVHRVEKINIKEQRVLISLIGEQSVLTQDNIRVELQLTFFVQIQHTNWDVLQVARTYGGTGAVEKETLKQIFESTFVHEIKTLVKQYTYQRLDSTPQQFLKELKYQLEVDFGGYQLNRIRIAALKYLPLDEYDIDHNALDAEGYKNLKEWLNQNKKAS